In one Sesamum indicum cultivar Zhongzhi No. 13 linkage group LG12, S_indicum_v1.0, whole genome shotgun sequence genomic region, the following are encoded:
- the LOC105175132 gene encoding uncharacterized protein LOC105175132 isoform X2: protein MGGGVMRAAGITVANGGFRAITLEHCPVFSATVKAASSRPEASQSQAGVQMTSSEMDDWVFAGEKAEPVVSAVDQMPRVVFGGRPTLQEAKEATSDLTVALEKVYLSSIHSSAGSEVSFAKSLYPCLSVSSSQLIENKASERAVAPAVPAHAFMAFQFLYESSAAQDVVASIACDQNVWNAVLHNQELQGFCSHKEQV, encoded by the exons ATGGGAGGCGGAGTGATGAGAGCGGCGGGGATCACCGTGGCGAATGGTGGCTTCCGTGCCATCACTTTGGAGCATTGCCCGGTTTTCTCCGCCACCGTCAAGGCGGCTTCTTCCCGTCCTGAGGCGTCTCAGTCTCAGGCTGGCGTTCAGATGACGTCTTCGGAGATGGATGACTGGGTGTTCGCCGGGGAGAAGGCGGAGCCGGTTGTAAGCGCCGTTGATCAAATGCCGAGGGTTGTGTTCGGCGGGAGGCCGACTCTTCAGGAAGCTAAAGAGGCTACTTCGGACCTCACGGTGGCGCTTGAAAA GGTTTATCTGTCATCTATCCACTCATCAGCTGGTTCTGAAGTTTCATTTGCCAAAAGTCTTTACCCTTGCTTATCTGTTTCAAGCTCACAACTTATAGAGAACAAAGCCAGTGAGAGAGCTGTTGCACCTGCAGTACCAGCCCACGCCTTTATGGCATTTCAGTTTCTATATGAAAGCTCTGCAGCTCAG GATGTTGTTGCTTCAATTGCCTGTGATCAAAATGTGTGGAATGCTGTATTACATAACCAGGAGCTTCAGGGTTTCTGCAGTCACAAAGAGCAG gtTTAG
- the LOC105175132 gene encoding uncharacterized protein LOC105175132 isoform X1, which translates to MGGGVMRAAGITVANGGFRAITLEHCPVFSATVKAASSRPEASQSQAGVQMTSSEMDDWVFAGEKAEPVVSAVDQMPRVVFGGRPTLQEAKEATSDLTVALEKVYLSSIHSSAGSEVSFAKSLYPCLSVSSSQLIENKASERAVAPAVPAHAFMAFQFLYESSAAQDVVASIACDQNVWNAVLHNQELQGFCSHKEQVRLLSTAAFRLWKIPNHM; encoded by the exons ATGGGAGGCGGAGTGATGAGAGCGGCGGGGATCACCGTGGCGAATGGTGGCTTCCGTGCCATCACTTTGGAGCATTGCCCGGTTTTCTCCGCCACCGTCAAGGCGGCTTCTTCCCGTCCTGAGGCGTCTCAGTCTCAGGCTGGCGTTCAGATGACGTCTTCGGAGATGGATGACTGGGTGTTCGCCGGGGAGAAGGCGGAGCCGGTTGTAAGCGCCGTTGATCAAATGCCGAGGGTTGTGTTCGGCGGGAGGCCGACTCTTCAGGAAGCTAAAGAGGCTACTTCGGACCTCACGGTGGCGCTTGAAAA GGTTTATCTGTCATCTATCCACTCATCAGCTGGTTCTGAAGTTTCATTTGCCAAAAGTCTTTACCCTTGCTTATCTGTTTCAAGCTCACAACTTATAGAGAACAAAGCCAGTGAGAGAGCTGTTGCACCTGCAGTACCAGCCCACGCCTTTATGGCATTTCAGTTTCTATATGAAAGCTCTGCAGCTCAG GATGTTGTTGCTTCAATTGCCTGTGATCAAAATGTGTGGAATGCTGTATTACATAACCAGGAGCTTCAGGGTTTCTGCAGTCACAAAGAGCAGGTAAGATTGTTGTCCACGGCTGCTTTTCGTTTATGGAAAATTCCAAATCATATGTGA
- the LOC105174798 gene encoding mRNA cap guanine-N7 methyltransferase 1 isoform X2, protein MFARKVADHYSSRTNQTLEEREASPIIHLKKLNNWIKSVLIQLYTKKGDAVLDLACGKGGDLIKWDKAKIGYYVGIDIADGSIEDCRTRYNGDADHHQRRKKFSFPARLICGDCFEVRLDKVLADDAPFDVCSCQFAMHYSWSTEARARRALANVSALLRPGGIFIGTMPDGNVIVKKLREVDGMTFGNSVYWIRFDEEFENKKFKSSNPFGIKYKFHLEDAVDCPEWIVPFHVFKSMAEEYDLELIFAKNAHVFVDEYLKKPEFIELMRRLGALGDGKDDQSTLSPDEWDAAYLYLAFVLRKRGQPDQTQVSIRRDKGKMHLLKEDIMYISGQV, encoded by the exons ATGTTTGCTAGGAAAGTGGCTGATCACTACAGTTCAAGAACGAATCAGACGCTCGAGGAGCGGGAAGCAAGCCCTATTATTCACTTGAAGAAGCTTAATAACTGG ATAAAGAGCGTCTTAATTCAGTTATACACAAAAAAGGGTGATGCGGTTCTTGACCTGGCTTGTGGAAAG GGTGGTGATCTTATCAAATGGGACAAAGCAAAGATTGGCTATTATGTTGGTATTGACATAGCAGATGGCTCG ATAGAAGACTGCCGCACACGATATAATGGTGATGCTGATCATCATCAGCGTCGCAAAAAATTCTCCTTTCCTGCCAGACTCATCTGTGGAGACTGCTTTGAG GTTCGCCTTGATAAGGTTTTGGCAGATGATGCTCCATTTGATGTTTGTAGCTGTCAG TTTGCCATGCATTACTCATGGTCCACTGAGGCGCGTGCAAGACGGGCCCTGGCCAATGTATCGGCTTTACTTCGGCCAGGAGGCATCTTTATTGGAACAATGCCAGATGGCAATGTCATCGTCAAAAAGCTTAGAGAAG TTGACGGGATGACTTTTGGTAATAGTGTGTACTGGATACGTTTTGATGAAGAATTCGAAAACAAG AAATTTAAGTCCTCAAATCCTTTTGGCATCAAGTACAAGTTCCATCTAGag GATGCTGTTGATTGTCCTGAATGGATTGTCCCATTTCACGTCTTCAAATCAATGGCTGAAGAG TATGATTTGGAGTTGATTTTCGCCAAAAACGCGCATGTATTTGTGGATGAATACTTGAAGAAGCCAGAATTCATTGAGCTCATGCGGAGACTTGGTGCTTTGGGTGATGGTAAAGACGACCAAA GTACACTATCACCAGATGAGTGGGACGCAGCATACCTATATTTGGCCTTCGTCTTAAGAAAG AGAGGGCAACCAGATCAAACCCAGGTGAGCATTAGACGGGATAAAGGTAAGATGCATCTATTGAAGGAAGATATCATGTACATCAGCGGCCAAGTATAG
- the LOC105174798 gene encoding mRNA cap guanine-N7 methyltransferase 1 isoform X1: MKRGYQESSSSGSFGPPQSKFKYNPEGDAQFLEDDSTKMFARKVADHYSSRTNQTLEEREASPIIHLKKLNNWIKSVLIQLYTKKGDAVLDLACGKGGDLIKWDKAKIGYYVGIDIADGSIEDCRTRYNGDADHHQRRKKFSFPARLICGDCFEVRLDKVLADDAPFDVCSCQFAMHYSWSTEARARRALANVSALLRPGGIFIGTMPDGNVIVKKLREVDGMTFGNSVYWIRFDEEFENKKFKSSNPFGIKYKFHLEDAVDCPEWIVPFHVFKSMAEEYDLELIFAKNAHVFVDEYLKKPEFIELMRRLGALGDGKDDQSTLSPDEWDAAYLYLAFVLRKRGQPDQTQVSIRRDKGKMHLLKEDIMYISGQV, encoded by the exons ATGAAGCGAGGTTATCAAGAATCTTCATCCTCGGGTTCTTTTGGACCTCCTCAATCCAAGTTCAAGTACAACCCAGAAG GTGATGCCCAGTTCTTGGAGGATGACAGTACTAAGATGTTTGCTAGGAAAGTGGCTGATCACTACAGTTCAAGAACGAATCAGACGCTCGAGGAGCGGGAAGCAAGCCCTATTATTCACTTGAAGAAGCTTAATAACTGG ATAAAGAGCGTCTTAATTCAGTTATACACAAAAAAGGGTGATGCGGTTCTTGACCTGGCTTGTGGAAAG GGTGGTGATCTTATCAAATGGGACAAAGCAAAGATTGGCTATTATGTTGGTATTGACATAGCAGATGGCTCG ATAGAAGACTGCCGCACACGATATAATGGTGATGCTGATCATCATCAGCGTCGCAAAAAATTCTCCTTTCCTGCCAGACTCATCTGTGGAGACTGCTTTGAG GTTCGCCTTGATAAGGTTTTGGCAGATGATGCTCCATTTGATGTTTGTAGCTGTCAG TTTGCCATGCATTACTCATGGTCCACTGAGGCGCGTGCAAGACGGGCCCTGGCCAATGTATCGGCTTTACTTCGGCCAGGAGGCATCTTTATTGGAACAATGCCAGATGGCAATGTCATCGTCAAAAAGCTTAGAGAAG TTGACGGGATGACTTTTGGTAATAGTGTGTACTGGATACGTTTTGATGAAGAATTCGAAAACAAG AAATTTAAGTCCTCAAATCCTTTTGGCATCAAGTACAAGTTCCATCTAGag GATGCTGTTGATTGTCCTGAATGGATTGTCCCATTTCACGTCTTCAAATCAATGGCTGAAGAG TATGATTTGGAGTTGATTTTCGCCAAAAACGCGCATGTATTTGTGGATGAATACTTGAAGAAGCCAGAATTCATTGAGCTCATGCGGAGACTTGGTGCTTTGGGTGATGGTAAAGACGACCAAA GTACACTATCACCAGATGAGTGGGACGCAGCATACCTATATTTGGCCTTCGTCTTAAGAAAG AGAGGGCAACCAGATCAAACCCAGGTGAGCATTAGACGGGATAAAGGTAAGATGCATCTATTGAAGGAAGATATCATGTACATCAGCGGCCAAGTATAG